In bacterium, the genomic window AGAAGAGACACTCGTCCCGCGTACCGTTTGACTCGGCCCGCCCGGTCTCTAAGGAGGACCTGCGGACGATTCTGGAGGCAGGCAGATGGGCGCCCACTGCCCATAACATGCAGAACTTCCAGATCGTGGTGGTTGACGATGAGAGAGTGCTGAAAGATCTGGCCGGCATCAAACGCACGGTCTCCGAGACCTTCATCCGCGAGAACTTCGAGCACCTCTCTTTCTCTGAGGAAGAACTCCGTCGCCGGAAGGTCGGGATACTCGGGACCAACTTCCCGCCCTCCTGGCGGACACCGGGCGTCAAACCGAACCCGGAAGAAGGCGGGATTCGCGCCTTGCCTGCCTGCCCCAC contains:
- a CDS encoding nitroreductase family protein; this translates as MIEKRHSSRVPFDSARPVSKEDLRTILEAGRWAPTAHNMQNFQIVVVDDERVLKDLAGIKRTVSETFIRENFEHLSFSEEELRRRKVGILGTNFPPSWRTPGVKPNPEEGGIRALPACPTLLVVLYDPSRRAPASEGDFFGAISLGCMTENLWLAANALGIDFHVVSPLASGSAEAEVKRILSIPAHLRVVYGIRLGYAATPPPYLRVRRDIEDFCHHNRFGTKVKD